A region of Pyxidicoccus parkwaysis DNA encodes the following proteins:
- the pcnB gene encoding polynucleotide adenylyltransferase PcnB, whose protein sequence is MSSNPELSAPPERASASEPVAAEAAPSETETPRTTPAPAEAPEPPLQAVGTDDADEDDADDDEADDDESGLTAEAVLAAAEAADAAEHRDEEVEQVPTILEPEPEPTPYERELHAPHVRPSGEPAEIDPDELDPDALKVVLRLHQHGHQAYMVGGCVRDLLLGRKPKDFDIATSATPNEVRAIFRNCRLIGRRFRLAHVYFKGGKIIEVSTFRANPTELEPANGAEDEGDSGSEDLLITHDNVFGTAQQDARRRDFTINGLFYDVAEGRVIDYVRGRRDLDERFIRTIGDPEIRMREDPVRILRAVRFAAKLSLDIESRTYAAMEGAVEDLPRCAPARLLEETFRLIRGGVSAPALKLLDALDALKLLLPPVNEYLKHHGKEGEKTFYAFAEALDRRVAAGEALDDAILLATLLMPISRSTAQEEAQASSQEGGRPSVSQVVEDLLAGFVQSARLPRRIAERCRMLLLAQRTLSGERRRRSAAFKRHPLFHEALTVFEMTVEATGEGREQLDAWKAGEVPQPRADAGEGEGGDAGGQRKRRRRRRRRRPSGGGASSGDSASGSSASGSDAGDA, encoded by the coding sequence ATGAGTTCAAACCCGGAGCTGTCGGCGCCCCCCGAGCGGGCCAGCGCCTCCGAGCCCGTGGCCGCCGAAGCGGCCCCTTCCGAGACCGAGACACCCCGCACCACCCCCGCCCCCGCCGAAGCGCCCGAGCCGCCCCTCCAGGCCGTTGGCACGGATGACGCCGACGAGGACGACGCCGACGACGACGAGGCGGATGACGATGAGAGCGGCCTGACGGCCGAGGCCGTGCTCGCCGCCGCCGAGGCCGCCGACGCCGCCGAGCACCGCGACGAGGAGGTGGAGCAGGTCCCCACCATCCTCGAGCCCGAGCCCGAGCCCACCCCGTACGAGCGCGAGTTGCACGCGCCCCACGTCCGTCCCTCCGGCGAGCCGGCGGAAATCGACCCCGACGAGCTGGACCCGGACGCGCTGAAGGTCGTGCTGCGGCTGCACCAGCACGGGCACCAGGCGTACATGGTCGGCGGCTGCGTGCGCGATTTGCTCCTGGGCCGCAAGCCGAAGGACTTCGACATCGCGACCAGCGCGACGCCCAACGAGGTGCGCGCCATCTTCCGCAACTGCCGCCTCATCGGCCGGCGCTTCCGGCTGGCGCACGTCTACTTCAAGGGCGGGAAGATCATCGAGGTCTCCACCTTCCGCGCGAATCCGACGGAATTGGAGCCCGCGAACGGTGCGGAGGACGAGGGTGACTCGGGCAGCGAGGACCTGCTCATCACCCACGACAACGTCTTCGGCACGGCGCAGCAGGACGCGCGCCGCCGCGACTTCACCATCAACGGGCTCTTCTACGACGTGGCCGAGGGACGGGTCATCGACTACGTCCGCGGGCGCAGGGACCTCGACGAGCGCTTCATCCGGACGATTGGCGACCCGGAGATTCGCATGCGCGAGGACCCGGTGCGCATCCTCCGCGCCGTGCGCTTCGCGGCGAAGCTGAGCCTGGACATCGAGTCGCGCACGTACGCGGCCATGGAGGGCGCGGTGGAGGACCTGCCGCGCTGCGCTCCGGCGCGCCTGCTGGAGGAGACGTTCCGCCTCATTCGCGGCGGCGTGTCCGCGCCGGCCCTGAAGCTGCTGGACGCGCTGGACGCGCTGAAGCTGCTGCTGCCGCCGGTGAATGAGTACCTCAAGCACCACGGCAAGGAGGGCGAGAAGACCTTCTACGCCTTCGCCGAGGCGCTGGACCGCCGCGTCGCCGCGGGCGAGGCGCTGGACGACGCCATCCTCCTGGCCACGCTGCTGATGCCCATCAGTCGCTCGACGGCGCAGGAGGAGGCGCAGGCCTCGTCGCAGGAGGGTGGGCGTCCCTCGGTGTCGCAGGTGGTGGAGGACTTGCTCGCGGGCTTCGTGCAGTCCGCGCGCCTGCCGCGCCGCATCGCCGAGCGCTGCCGCATGTTGCTGCTGGCCCAGCGCACGCTGTCCGGCGAGCGTCGTCGGCGCAGCGCCGCGTTCAAGCGTCACCCGCTCTTCCACGAAGCGCTCACTGTCTTCGAGATGACGGTGGAGGCGACGGGGGAGGGGCGCGAGCAGTTGGACGCATGGAAGGCCGGCGAGGTGCCGCAGCCGCGCGCGGATGCTGGGGAAGGGGAGGGTGGGGACGCGGGAGGCCAGCGCAAGCGCCGCCGCCGCCGTCGCCGCCGTCGTCCTTCCGGGGGCGGGGCTTCCTCGGGTGATTCCGCCTCGGGTTCGTCCGCGTCGGGCTCCGACGCTGGCGACGCTTGA
- a CDS encoding class I SAM-dependent methyltransferase: protein MKLLDSRYLSDGKLFNHGQPARLIHVEAPEDFQALLSNILDTGYYDQAYFQTHSGLRDATKVNHFWFLSELVRELAPRSVLDLGCSRGDVISLLRHKGVDVAGVDFSEDIRASVWPNIRDAFFSGDIRECCRTLAAQGRRFDTLCGFDIWEHLAPSALHEYISAVLEVASPDALCVFVIPAFGEDRVFGEQFPLEFEENRSRFDAREPFEYLLAEHTSPAIPASGHLIWAHTDWWERQFERHGLQRLTDVERRLHEVFDSFFPHSVKAFYVLARDARAGRARAQDVLSRPAAVTRARLLPRLIQDVRDGQMSLQGNVLPMVRQGAVESVPAPVRQSLRQVRQWVRRLRPGGA from the coding sequence ATGAAGTTGCTCGACTCCCGGTACCTCAGCGACGGAAAGCTCTTCAATCATGGGCAGCCCGCCCGCCTCATCCACGTCGAGGCCCCCGAGGACTTCCAGGCGCTGCTGAGCAACATCCTCGACACCGGCTATTACGACCAGGCGTACTTCCAGACCCACAGCGGGCTGCGGGACGCGACGAAGGTCAACCACTTCTGGTTCCTCTCGGAACTGGTGCGCGAGCTCGCGCCGCGCTCCGTGCTGGACCTGGGCTGCAGCCGGGGTGACGTCATCTCCCTGCTGCGTCACAAGGGCGTGGACGTGGCCGGCGTGGACTTCAGCGAGGACATCCGAGCCTCCGTCTGGCCCAACATCCGGGACGCCTTCTTCTCCGGCGACATCCGCGAGTGCTGCCGCACCCTCGCCGCCCAGGGCCGCCGCTTCGACACGCTGTGCGGCTTCGACATCTGGGAACACCTGGCCCCCAGCGCCCTGCACGAGTACATCTCCGCCGTCCTGGAGGTGGCCTCGCCCGACGCGCTCTGCGTCTTCGTCATCCCCGCCTTCGGCGAGGACCGCGTCTTCGGCGAGCAGTTCCCCCTCGAGTTCGAGGAGAACCGCTCCCGCTTCGACGCCCGCGAGCCCTTCGAGTACCTCCTCGCCGAGCACACCTCCCCGGCCATCCCCGCCTCGGGCCACCTCATCTGGGCCCACACGGACTGGTGGGAGCGGCAGTTCGAGCGGCACGGCCTGCAGCGCCTGACGGACGTGGAGCGCCGGCTCCACGAGGTGTTCGATTCGTTCTTCCCGCACTCGGTGAAGGCCTTCTACGTGCTGGCCCGGGACGCCCGGGCCGGACGGGCGCGGGCGCAAGACGTCCTCTCGCGGCCGGCCGCGGTGACGCGCGCGCGGCTGCTGCCCCGGCTCATCCAGGACGTGCGGGACGGGCAGATGTCGCTCCAGGGCAACGTGCTGCCCATGGTCCGTCAGGGCGCGGTGGAGAGCGTGCCCGCGCCCGTGCGGCAGTCGCTCCGGCAGGTCCGTCAGTGGGTCCGGCGCCTGCGGCCAGGCGGCGCCTGA
- a CDS encoding phosphatase domain-containing protein, protein MSLPDRIDPRPPRRIYRWDLDKTYLQTDFDSLRDLLRTAFQKAHEKVAVPGASALIRELSEQGDSRLCIVSGSPKQMRAVLEEKLKLDGVKWDEFVLKDNVGNLLRGRFRALRGQVGYKLPAILESRVHAPVEAEEVLFGDDAEADAFIYSLYADLIAGRVDERVLSQVLEAGGVYPDDAERVRAAWKKIPVSDPVRRIFIHLDRLTPPAQFSAYGPRVVPIFNYFQAALVLLADGHLTAPQVLKIAVEMVQTAGHNIITLSNSFQDLLRRGLPLQQAAIALSQALEGPNRLLAAMRPMPDILSAFSKRLAALGTPPPPPPVQAVDYVKLIHHALPRTHKGRNKATEE, encoded by the coding sequence GTGAGCCTGCCGGACCGCATCGACCCGCGTCCCCCGCGGCGCATCTACCGCTGGGATTTGGACAAGACGTACCTCCAGACGGACTTCGACTCGCTCCGCGACTTGCTGCGCACCGCCTTCCAGAAGGCGCACGAGAAGGTGGCGGTGCCGGGCGCGAGCGCGCTCATCCGGGAGCTGTCGGAGCAGGGCGACTCGCGGCTGTGCATCGTCTCCGGCAGTCCGAAGCAGATGCGGGCGGTGCTGGAGGAGAAGCTCAAGCTGGACGGCGTGAAGTGGGACGAGTTCGTCCTCAAGGACAACGTGGGCAACCTGCTGCGCGGCCGCTTCCGGGCCTTGCGCGGGCAGGTGGGCTACAAGCTGCCGGCGATTCTAGAGAGCCGCGTGCACGCGCCGGTGGAGGCCGAGGAGGTGCTCTTCGGCGACGACGCGGAGGCGGACGCGTTCATCTACTCGCTGTACGCGGACCTGATTGCCGGCCGCGTGGACGAGCGCGTGCTGTCGCAGGTGCTGGAGGCGGGCGGGGTGTACCCGGACGACGCGGAGCGCGTGCGCGCGGCGTGGAAGAAGATTCCGGTGTCGGACCCGGTGCGGCGCATCTTCATCCACCTGGACCGGCTGACGCCGCCCGCGCAGTTCTCCGCGTATGGGCCGCGCGTGGTGCCCATCTTCAACTACTTCCAGGCCGCGCTGGTGCTGCTGGCGGACGGCCACCTCACGGCGCCGCAGGTGCTGAAAATCGCGGTGGAGATGGTGCAGACGGCGGGGCACAACATCATCACCCTGTCGAACTCGTTCCAGGATTTGCTGCGGCGCGGGCTGCCGCTGCAGCAGGCGGCCATTGCGCTGTCGCAGGCGCTGGAGGGGCCCAACCGGCTGCTGGCGGCGATGCGGCCCATGCCGGACATCCTGTCCGCGTTCAGCAAGCGCCTGGCCGCGCTGGGCACGCCGCCGCCTCCGCCGCCGGTGCAGGCGGTGGACTACGTGAAGCTCATCCACCACGCGCTGCCGCGCACCCACAAGGGGCGCAACAAGGCGACGGAGGAGTAG